GCTACGTCGCACCGCAGGACACGATCGAGCCGGCCTCGCGGGCGACGCACGTGCTCGTCCGGATCGTCACCGAGGTCTGGGACGACCCGGACGAGGGTCCGTCGCGGACCGGGACCGGCCCCGCGGTGGGTGACCCGGCGCGGACGGCCACCGCGATCGCCGACGCCGTCGCCTACACGCGACAGCGGGGCTTCCACACCGACCCGCACCCCGAAGCCGTGCTCCGCCTGCTCATGGCGTGGACCACGGTGTTCGGGGTCCTGTCCTTCGAGCTGTTCGGTCACGCCGTCGGATCGGTGTCCGATCCTGATGCCTACTTCGACGAGGTCGTCGTCCACCTCGCGTACGACCTGGGGCTCGCGGGCCGCTGAGCGTGGTCGGGCGGCGCTTCATCGGGGCGTCGGGCTGACAGGTCCTCGTGTCCTGCGGTAGACAGGCTGGTACGCAGCGCACTCACCAGCGCTGTCCGGCAGCAGCAGGGAAGGATGCCGATGACGGCGCTCGACGTCAGCCGCCAGGACCGGCGACGGCTCACGACCGGCACCCCGACCCGGCGGCTCGCCGTGGTCCGGACGGTCGCCCTGCTCGCCTCGATCGCCGGCGTGAACTACATCGTCTGGCGCTGGGCCGCCTCCGTGAACTGGCACTCGTGGTGGATCGCGGTGCCGCTGATCCTGGCGGAGACCTACAGCGTCATCGACTCGCTCCTGTTCGCCTTCGGAGCGTGGCGGCTGCGCGAGCGGGGGGAGCCGCCGACGAAGCCGGCCGGGGACGTCACGGTCGACGTCTTCGTCACGACGTACAACGAGCCCGTCGAGCTCGTCGTCCGCACCGCCCGCGCGGCGAAGGCGATCACACACCCGCACAGCACGTGGATCCTCGACGACGGCAACCGTCCGGAGATGCGCGCCGCCGCAGAGGCACTCGGGATCGGCGTCATCACCCGCGGTGCCGACTGGGTCGACCGTCCCCGCCACGCCAAGGCCGGCAACCTCAACAACGCGCTGCTCGCCACCCAGGGGGAGTTCCTGCTCATCCTGGACGCCGACCAGGTCCCGGAGCCGTCGATCCTCGACCGCACGCTCGGGTACTTCAAGGATGAGCGGATGGCGCTCGTGCAGACCCCGCAGTGGTTCGAGAACGTCCCGGACGCCGATCTCCTCGGAAGTCAGGCGCCCCTGTTCTACGGGCCGATCCAGCAGTCGAAGGACGGCTGGAACGCCGCGTTCTTCTGCGGCTCGAACGCGATCCTGCGCCGCGAGGCCCTCATGCAGCTCGGCGTCACCCGCTACGTGCGCGAGGTCGAGGAGTCCGTCGAGCGGACGATCAAGACCTCGCGGAAGCTCCTGGCCCGGGCGCGCGAGACCGAGACCGACCCGCGCGTGCTCGACGCGCTCGACGGGGCCGAGCAGGTCGTCGACCGCGCCCGTGACCAGATCGACCGGGGCGAGCCGCTCGGCGACGTCACGTACGACTTCCAGCGCGGCATCGACGCGATCGCCTTCCGGTTCGCCGCCGCCGACCTCGAGGCGGTCCGCCGCGACCTGCAGGAGCTGGCGGCGATGTCGACCGAGGCGGACACGTTCGCCGGGCTCGACGACGCCGCACTCGACGTCCTCGGTCGGCGCGAGGCCTCGCCCGTCGCGGCCATCGAGTCGATCGCCGTCCTGGCCCGCGCGCTCGACGTCAACCGCGACGACGAGGCGCAGCCGATCATGCCGCTCGCCACGATCTCGGTCACCGAGGACATGGCGACCGCGATGCGCCTGCACGGCCTCGGCTGGAAGTCGGCGTACCACGACGAGATCCTCGCCAAGGGCCTGGCGCCCGAGGACCTGCCGACCATGCTCGTGCAGCGCCTCCGGTGGGCACAGGGCACCATGCAGGTGTTCTTCCGCGAGAACCCCCTCGTGCAGAAGGGGCTCTCGTTCGGGCAGCGCCTCATGTACTTCTCGACGATGTGGAGCTACCTGTCCGGCTTCGCCGCGGTCGTCTACATCGCGGCCCCGGTGCTCTGCCTGTCGTTCGGGGTGGTCCCGGTCCAGGCGTACAGCGTCGACTTCTTCGTGCGGCTCATCCCGTTCCTCGTGCTCAACCAGGCACTGTTCTGGGTGGTCGCCGCGGGCAGACCGACGTGGCGCGGGCAGCAGTACTCGCTCGCGCTGTTCCCCGTGTGGATCGAGTCCGTGACGAGCGCGTTCGAGAACGTGTTCCGGGGCAAGCCGCTCGGCTTCCGGGTCACCCCGAAGGTCCGCGACGAGTCCGAGCAGAAGCCGCGGTGGGACCTCGTCAAGCCGCAGCTCATCGCGATGGCGGCCCTCGTCGCGTCGCTGGTGCTCATCGGCATCCGCTACCTGACCGGCCAGGCGGAGGGGATCGCCCCGCTCGTCAACTCCGCCTGGGTCGTCTTCGACCTCTTCATCTTCAGCATCGTGATCCGAGCGGTCCGCTACGGCGGTCCCGGCCCCGGCACGGTGCAGTCCGAACACGAGTCCTCGACCGCAGGAGGCCCGCTGTGACCACGCAGCACGTGACCTTCGAGGTGCCGGCCGTCGCCGCGTCCCTCGACGAGGTGCAGGACCGGTTCGCCGCCTGGTGGGAGACGCTCGACGTCGACGACGTGCGGCTCCGCTTCGCGCTCGAGACCGCGTTGGCCGAGGTCGCCGCGAACATCGTCGAGCACACCAAGCGCACCGACCGGATCGAGGGCCGCCGCTACACGGTCGAGCTCCTGGCGACCGACCGCGAGCTCCTCGCGGTGCTCACCGACAACGGGCAGCCGGCGGACGTCGACCTGTCCGCGGTGACGATGGCGGACGTCGACGAGGAGAGCGGCCGCGGGCTCGCGCTCTCCATCGCCGCGCTCGACCGGCTCGAGCACCAGCACGTCGGCGGCCACAACATCTGGACGCTCGCGTGCAGCCGGTGAGGGGCGTCCTGGCCAAGGCCGTCGCGCTCCTCGTCGTGCTCGGGACGCTGCTGCTCGGCGGCGCGCTCCCGGCGTCCGCGGTCACGGCGACGCAGTCCCCAGCGACGGCGGCAGCCTCGGACCGCGGTGCGCTCCCGGCGTCCGACCGGGCGTGGTTCGGCCCGGACCTCGACTGGGGCGACGATGGCCCCGACGGCTACGCGGGCCGACTCGGTGCCGTGCCGTCGATGTACGGCGTCGAGATCGAGTACCCCTTCGACCGGAGCGCCCGGAAGGAGTTCCTCCGGGCGACCCGGGCCGCGGCCGCCCAGGGGGCCGTCCTCGTCGTCAGCCTCGAGCCCTCGCAGTCGCTCGGCTCCCTGACCCGCGCCGACGCCGAGACCGCGAACCGCCTGTTCGAGGAGGTCCACCGGCAGTACGACACCCGCGTGCTCGTCCGCTTCGCGCCACAGATGAACGGCACGTGGGTCCGGTGGGGGCAGCAGCCGACCGCGTTCGTCGACGCCTTCCGCACGCTCGCCCGCGTCGTGCACGCCGGCGACTCGTCGGCCGCGATGGTGTGGTCGCCGTCGTACGGGGCCGGCTACCCGTTCGGGGAGTCCGCCGGCCGCCTGCAGGACCTGTCGGCGACCGACGTGTCGAAGCTCGACACGAACGGCGACGGACAGCTCACCGCGGCCGACGACCCGTACGCGCCGTACTGGCCCGGTGCCTCGAGCGTCGACTGGGTCGGCCTGTCCATGTTCTCCTTCGGCAAGGGCAAGGCCACCGAGGCCGCCGGGCGCGAGGTCCCCCTCACCACCAACGAGGTCCCCGCCGCCGGTGAGGTCCAGGCACGCTTCGACGAGACCTGGGGCTACCAGCAGCCGCAGACCGAGGGGACCTTCACCCAGCGCTTCGCCGTCGACCAGGACCGTCCGATGCTCCTGGACACCGGGGCGCTCTACGACCACTCGCTCGAGGGAGCCGCGGAGCTCCCGGTCAAGCAGGAGTGGTGGCGGCAGGTGATCGCCGCCGTGCAGCAGCACCCCGAGGTCCGCGGCGTCACGTTCCTCGAGACGAACCGCCGCGAGCCCGAGGCCGGCAACCGGGTCGCGGACTGGCGGGACACGGCCGTCCCGGGGATCGCCGGGTCGTTCCGCACCGACCTGCAGGACGCCGACCACTTCGTCTTCGGGCCGGTCACCGAGCGGATCACACCGCAGGACGGCGCCGCCGCCATCAGCCAGGAGTACGAGACCGGCGGCGACCAGATGGCGTGGATCGTCTGGTTGGCGGCCGGTCTGGCGGCGGTGTTCCTGCTCAGCGGCCTCGTCGGTCGCCTCCTGCCGAGCTGGCGCTACCCCGACGACGGCAAGCCCGGGCGCGACCTGCGGCTCGACCTGTTCCGCGGCTTCATCATCCTCGCCGTCGTCATCACGCACATCGAGATCGGCGGGCCGTACTCGTACATCACGCTGCACGCCACGGGCGCGATCACCGGCGCCGAGATGTTCGTGTTCCTGTCCGGCATGGTCCTCGGCATGACCTACCCGTTCGCGATCAAGAAGTTCGGCGAGTGGGTCGCCGCCGTCGGCGCGTGGAAGCGTGCGCGGAAGCAGTACCTCGTGACGCTCGGGGTGATCCTGGTCGTCTTCGCGATGAGCTTCATCCCCTTCCTGAACACCGACGCGATCACGACCTTCACGGACCGGGGGACCGGGACCGGCGGCGTCGGGGCCGAGGGACGGGTGTACGACCTGTACCCGAACGCGATGCAGCTGCTCGCGTACCCGCCGCCCTGGTACGCGATCCGGCAGTTCCTGCTGCTCGAGATGGGCCCGTGGCCGTTCAACATCATGGGACTCTTCGTGGTGCTGAGCCTGTTCATCCCGCTCTTCATGTGGGTGATCCGGCGCGGGTTCTGGTGGGCGCTGCTCGTCGTCAGCTGGGCGGTCTACGTCTTCCAGGCCCT
The Curtobacterium citreum genome window above contains:
- a CDS encoding TetR/AcrR family transcriptional regulator; this translates as MSDKAPTARALARETVRARILAAARARLTEEGPAQLSLRAVARDVGLVSSAVYRYFPSRDDLLTALLVADYDELGAAVESAEAPVDRADHLGRWTAACRAIRTWATSHPGDFALLYGSPVPGYVAPQDTIEPASRATHVLVRIVTEVWDDPDEGPSRTGTGPAVGDPARTATAIADAVAYTRQRGFHTDPHPEAVLRLLMAWTTVFGVLSFELFGHAVGSVSDPDAYFDEVVVHLAYDLGLAGR
- a CDS encoding glycosyltransferase, producing the protein MTALDVSRQDRRRLTTGTPTRRLAVVRTVALLASIAGVNYIVWRWAASVNWHSWWIAVPLILAETYSVIDSLLFAFGAWRLRERGEPPTKPAGDVTVDVFVTTYNEPVELVVRTARAAKAITHPHSTWILDDGNRPEMRAAAEALGIGVITRGADWVDRPRHAKAGNLNNALLATQGEFLLILDADQVPEPSILDRTLGYFKDERMALVQTPQWFENVPDADLLGSQAPLFYGPIQQSKDGWNAAFFCGSNAILRREALMQLGVTRYVREVEESVERTIKTSRKLLARARETETDPRVLDALDGAEQVVDRARDQIDRGEPLGDVTYDFQRGIDAIAFRFAAADLEAVRRDLQELAAMSTEADTFAGLDDAALDVLGRREASPVAAIESIAVLARALDVNRDDEAQPIMPLATISVTEDMATAMRLHGLGWKSAYHDEILAKGLAPEDLPTMLVQRLRWAQGTMQVFFRENPLVQKGLSFGQRLMYFSTMWSYLSGFAAVVYIAAPVLCLSFGVVPVQAYSVDFFVRLIPFLVLNQALFWVVAAGRPTWRGQQYSLALFPVWIESVTSAFENVFRGKPLGFRVTPKVRDESEQKPRWDLVKPQLIAMAALVASLVLIGIRYLTGQAEGIAPLVNSAWVVFDLFIFSIVIRAVRYGGPGPGTVQSEHESSTAGGPL
- a CDS encoding ATP-binding protein yields the protein MTTQHVTFEVPAVAASLDEVQDRFAAWWETLDVDDVRLRFALETALAEVAANIVEHTKRTDRIEGRRYTVELLATDRELLAVLTDNGQPADVDLSAVTMADVDEESGRGLALSIAALDRLEHQHVGGHNIWTLACSR
- the opgC gene encoding OpgC domain-containing protein, with product MRGVLAKAVALLVVLGTLLLGGALPASAVTATQSPATAAASDRGALPASDRAWFGPDLDWGDDGPDGYAGRLGAVPSMYGVEIEYPFDRSARKEFLRATRAAAAQGAVLVVSLEPSQSLGSLTRADAETANRLFEEVHRQYDTRVLVRFAPQMNGTWVRWGQQPTAFVDAFRTLARVVHAGDSSAAMVWSPSYGAGYPFGESAGRLQDLSATDVSKLDTNGDGQLTAADDPYAPYWPGASSVDWVGLSMFSFGKGKATEAAGREVPLTTNEVPAAGEVQARFDETWGYQQPQTEGTFTQRFAVDQDRPMLLDTGALYDHSLEGAAELPVKQEWWRQVIAAVQQHPEVRGVTFLETNRREPEAGNRVADWRDTAVPGIAGSFRTDLQDADHFVFGPVTERITPQDGAAAISQEYETGGDQMAWIVWLAAGLAAVFLLSGLVGRLLPSWRYPDDGKPGRDLRLDLFRGFIILAVVITHIEIGGPYSYITLHATGAITGAEMFVFLSGMVLGMTYPFAIKKFGEWVAAVGAWKRARKQYLVTLGVILVVFAMSFIPFLNTDAITTFTDRGTGTGGVGAEGRVYDLYPNAMQLLAYPPPWYAIRQFLLLEMGPWPFNIMGLFVVLSLFIPLFMWVIRRGFWWALLVVSWAVYVFQALNPDFRPLNSQFEAVFPLLTWQVVFTHGLVLGYYRRQVIGALTGRLGKVLIGVGITGYALFLVYVWAGNQFGFTPTPFPATMYDQLYNTAYQRVDLQWGRLVDIAFFAIVSYAILTVFWKPIAAVLGWLWIPIGQASLYVFVWQVFFALAIASIPGVDWFNGWIGFAAHTALILLVWYMIRKKFLFSVIPR